One Coffea arabica cultivar ET-39 chromosome 5e, Coffea Arabica ET-39 HiFi, whole genome shotgun sequence DNA segment encodes these proteins:
- the LOC113687551 gene encoding monolignol oxidoreductase AtBBE-like 13, producing the protein MFNFRSISIDAKSQTAWVGAAATLGETYYAITQFNSSLAFPAGYCPTIAFGGHVSGGGHGPLVRKYGLAGDNVIDARIIDASGRVLDRESMGEDLFWAIRGGTGASFGVILAYKIKLVEVPKKFTAFSLTRTLQQNATKLVHQWQSVAPKLPADLLISLQLTTVKSSRTGKSTVAATFVSAFQGGVDELLYIMQENFPELGLVKGDCTELSWVEYIAFHFGLPKESTYHMLLGKITALPKNYFKAKSDLVQHPIPEEGLEKIWDLMKKMESPPGRMEWIPFGARMDEIPESEIPFPHRAGNLFLVFKTTSVEWNSTRVELMQERIAWMRKLHAVFGKYVAKNPRGAYVNYKDLDLGVNNAGNTSVEKARIWGAPYFKNNFDRLVQVKTKVDPYNFFKNEQSIPISQ; encoded by the coding sequence ATGTTCAACTTTCGATCAATCTCGATCGATGccaaaagccaaactgcttggGTTGGAGCCGCTGCAACTCTCGGCGAAACATACTATGCTATTACCCAATTTAATAGCTCCCTTGCTTTCCCTGCCGGCTATTGCCCTACTATCGCTTTTGGTGGGCACGTCAGCGGAGGCGGGCACGGCCCGCTAGTTAGGAAATATGGTCTTGCAGGTGATAACGTCATTGATGCTCGAATAATTGATGCAAGCGGAAGAGTTCTCGATAGAGAATCAATGGGCGAGGATCTATTCTGGGCCATTAGAGGGGGAACAGGAGCTAGTTTTGGTGTAATTCTCGCATACAAAATAAAACTAGTTGAGGTTCCAAAGAAATTCACTGCATTCAGTCTGACCAGAACATTGCAGCAAAATGCAACAAAATTAGTCCATCAATGGCAATCTGTTGCCCCAAAGTTGCCTGCAGATCTACTTATTTCACTTCAGTTGACTACTGTCAAATCCAGTCGAACAGGCAAGAGTACTGTAGCAGCCACTTTTGTTTCTGCTTTTCAGGGTGGAGTTGATGAGCTActgtacataatgcaagaaaatttCCCAGAGTTGGGATTGGTTAAGGGGGATTGCACTGAATTAAGTTGGGTCGAATATATCGCTTTCCATTTTGGCTTGCCAAAAGAATCAACATATCATATGTTGCTAGGCAAAATCACTGCACTACCAAAAAATTACTTCAAAGCCAAATCAGACCTTGTTCAACACCCCATTCCTGAAGAGGGGCTTGAAAAGATATGGGATCTTATGAAGAAGATGGAATCCCCGCCCGGGCGAATGGAATGGATCCCTTTTGGAGCAAGAATGGATGAGATTCCTGAATCAGAAATTCCATTCCCGCACAGAGCTGGAAACTTATTCTTAGTGTTCAAAACAACGAGTGTAGAATGGAATTCAACCAGGGTAGAATTGATGCAAGAACGTATCGCTTGGATGAGAAAACTCCATGCAGTTTTTGGAAAGTATGTTGCCAAGAATCCAAGAGGTGCATATGTTAACTATAAGGATCTTGATTTGGGAGTGAATAACGCGGGCAATACAAGTGTTGAAAAAGCAAGGATCTGGGGTGCTCCATATTTCAAGAACAATTTTGATAGATTGGTCCAAGTGAAAACCAAAGTTGATCCTTATAATTTCTTCAAGAATGAACAGAGCATCCCAATTTCTCAATGA